From Litoribacterium kuwaitense, one genomic window encodes:
- the secA2 gene encoding accessory Sec system translocase SecA2, giving the protein MLDTLKRILGSEQQRKLKYYEKRVQRINAMEDDIARLTDDELRQKTLQWKEVIEGIRRYKQGIEAIQEEAFAVVREASKRVLGKRHYDVQLIGGFALLDGNIAEMPTGEGKTLVASLPSYVKALEGQGVHVITVNEYLARRDFEEIGKIHEFLGLTVGLNVPMMDRGQKAEAYQADITYGLGNEFGFDYLRDNLVNDMSQKVQRPYHFAIIDEVDSVLIDESKTPLIIAAKTTVSAQLHHVCAMLARRFEQDVHFTFDLLSKTTNLTDDGIQEVEKAFGVDNLYDLEHQTLYHYTIQALRARVMFKKDVDYIVKDDKILLVDMFTGRVMEGRTLSDGLHQAIEAKEKVTVTEENKTTASITVQNYYRMYPMLAGMTGTAKTEEKEFRELYGMDVIQIPTNRPIIRKDNKGNVFLTKENKYTAMLQEVKERHEKGQPVLVGTTSIIQSEEVASYLDKEQIPYQILNAKSVEQEVEMIANAGQLGQITIATNMAGRGTDILLGDGVAELGGLFVLGTERHESRRIDNQLKGRSGRQGDPGESTFFVSVEDDIIQRFASEELEKKKDGFTLNVDGKILNKDIYDFIDRVQRISEGSNYSIREYTLKLDDVINEQRNVVYQLRDRWLASEDLLKDLMPLVDGHFDNIMKKYCAEDLLPEEWDLQGLNFEVNQCLADTTFEPELTTIEDREDLMKQLNDTTEAYKERLKPFLQNEELTGAMKRACLSAVDHHYIRHLEQMTRLKEGISMRRYQQEDPMRLYQNDGFELFTMMYQNIERDVTRQLAIVANQLFEAQKSAKAAAEIAMPEAESLETVEGK; this is encoded by the coding sequence ATGCTTGACACATTAAAACGAATTCTGGGGTCTGAGCAACAGCGTAAGCTCAAATACTATGAAAAGCGTGTACAAAGAATCAATGCTATGGAAGACGACATCGCACGATTGACCGATGACGAGCTTCGGCAAAAAACGCTGCAATGGAAAGAAGTCATTGAAGGGATTCGCCGCTATAAACAAGGAATAGAAGCGATTCAAGAGGAAGCTTTTGCGGTCGTACGCGAAGCTTCTAAACGAGTGCTTGGAAAACGTCATTACGATGTCCAACTTATTGGAGGTTTCGCACTGCTTGACGGAAATATTGCCGAAATGCCGACAGGTGAAGGAAAGACGCTCGTCGCTTCCTTACCAAGCTATGTGAAGGCATTGGAAGGACAAGGCGTTCATGTGATTACCGTCAACGAATACCTCGCCCGCCGAGATTTTGAAGAAATTGGCAAAATTCATGAATTTCTCGGCTTGACAGTCGGCTTAAATGTGCCGATGATGGACCGTGGTCAGAAAGCTGAAGCATACCAAGCCGACATTACATACGGTCTCGGCAATGAATTCGGCTTTGACTATTTGCGCGACAACCTCGTCAATGACATGTCGCAAAAAGTGCAACGGCCCTACCATTTCGCCATTATCGACGAAGTGGACTCAGTGTTAATCGACGAATCGAAGACGCCACTGATTATTGCTGCCAAAACGACTGTCAGCGCCCAGCTTCATCACGTCTGTGCGATGCTGGCAAGACGATTTGAACAAGACGTGCATTTTACCTTTGATCTCCTGTCGAAAACGACAAACCTCACCGACGACGGCATTCAAGAAGTCGAAAAAGCCTTTGGTGTTGACAACCTATATGATCTTGAGCACCAAACGCTCTATCATTACACGATCCAAGCATTAAGAGCTCGGGTGATGTTTAAAAAAGATGTCGACTACATTGTCAAAGATGACAAAATTTTGCTCGTCGATATGTTCACAGGAAGAGTCATGGAAGGACGTACCCTGTCCGATGGATTGCACCAGGCAATTGAAGCGAAGGAAAAAGTCACTGTCACAGAAGAAAACAAAACAACCGCATCAATTACTGTGCAAAACTATTACCGAATGTATCCGATGCTTGCCGGTATGACCGGAACGGCCAAAACCGAGGAAAAAGAGTTCCGTGAGCTTTACGGCATGGACGTCATCCAAATTCCGACGAACCGGCCAATCATTCGTAAAGACAATAAAGGCAACGTCTTTCTAACCAAAGAAAACAAATATACAGCGATGTTGCAAGAAGTGAAAGAACGTCACGAAAAAGGGCAGCCTGTGTTGGTTGGGACGACGTCGATCATTCAGTCAGAAGAGGTCGCTTCCTACTTAGACAAAGAACAGATTCCTTACCAAATATTAAATGCGAAAAGCGTGGAGCAAGAAGTCGAGATGATTGCCAACGCCGGACAGCTTGGACAAATTACAATTGCGACCAATATGGCTGGTCGCGGTACTGACATTCTCCTCGGCGATGGCGTCGCTGAGCTCGGCGGGCTTTTCGTCTTAGGTACAGAGCGTCACGAATCGCGGCGGATTGATAACCAGCTCAAAGGGCGGAGCGGACGCCAAGGAGATCCTGGAGAATCAACCTTCTTTGTCTCTGTAGAAGATGACATTATCCAACGCTTTGCAAGCGAAGAGCTTGAGAAAAAGAAAGACGGCTTTACGCTGAACGTCGACGGAAAAATTTTAAATAAAGATATTTACGATTTCATCGATCGCGTGCAGCGCATTTCTGAAGGAAGCAACTACAGCATCCGCGAGTATACGTTAAAGCTTGATGACGTCATCAATGAACAGCGAAACGTCGTTTACCAGCTACGCGACCGTTGGCTTGCGTCAGAAGACCTTCTCAAAGACTTAATGCCTCTCGTTGACGGTCACTTTGACAATATCATGAAAAAATATTGTGCCGAAGACCTTTTACCAGAGGAATGGGATTTGCAAGGCTTAAACTTCGAGGTAAACCAATGCCTCGCCGATACGACTTTTGAGCCTGAGCTAACGACGATCGAAGACCGTGAAGATCTCATGAAGCAACTAAATGACACGACTGAAGCCTATAAAGAACGACTGAAGCCGTTCCTTCAGAACGAAGAATTAACAGGCGCTATGAAACGTGCCTGCTTGTCTGCGGTCGATCACCATTATATTCGCCACCTTGAGCAGATGACTCGCCTCAAGGAAGGGATTAGTATGCGCAGATACCAGCAGGAAGACCCAATGCGTTTGTATCAAAACGACGGCTTTGAATTGTTCACGATGATGTACCAAAACATTGAACGCGATGTGACGCGGCAGCTTGCGATCGTCGCCAACCAACTTTTTGAAGCTCAAAAGTCAGCGAAAGCGGCGGCGGAAATTGCTATGCCGGAAGCTGAATCACTGGAAACTGTCGAAGGAAAGTGA
- a CDS encoding accessory Sec system S-layer assembly protein produces MLPFFKNKKNKPIERKGKERSVSSDDLNIEKQATPNRNEPVQTKLSFHPQWKLQDEEKYVYQFMSNDLPALQPNQISMAGIDLQVNRKDVGVTAFVRNSLAYDIGLPKMGVYLLDKDENQLGHRVFDLARLGRLPAESDRPWLFTFRDADLNVPKDELPSSGWALAFDLKKPEEKHTLELHPEWRQKLIRPHQRKLKEFVEENPPAKNQISFTGLNAEYKENGDLNVMLLIHNGTSKDLVIKELPIRIVDREGNIIAEAGFSMEEFPIGAHRSKPWSFSFTKRVQHIENADLTGFRVTAVPQKTADAEAKAEEE; encoded by the coding sequence ATGCTCCCATTCTTTAAAAACAAAAAAAATAAGCCGATTGAGCGAAAAGGAAAAGAACGCTCTGTCAGCTCAGATGACCTGAACATTGAAAAACAAGCAACACCTAATCGTAACGAACCGGTTCAAACAAAGCTCTCCTTTCACCCGCAGTGGAAGCTGCAGGATGAAGAGAAATACGTGTATCAATTTATGAGCAATGACTTGCCGGCGCTTCAACCGAATCAAATCTCGATGGCCGGAATCGACTTGCAAGTGAACCGGAAAGACGTCGGCGTCACAGCGTTCGTCCGCAACAGCTTAGCGTATGACATCGGACTTCCGAAAATGGGCGTTTACTTGTTGGATAAAGACGAAAACCAGCTTGGTCATCGTGTCTTTGACTTAGCCCGCCTCGGCCGCCTGCCTGCGGAAAGTGATCGCCCTTGGCTCTTTACGTTTCGCGATGCGGACTTGAACGTGCCAAAAGATGAGCTTCCTTCTTCCGGTTGGGCACTTGCCTTTGATTTAAAAAAGCCCGAGGAAAAGCATACGCTAGAGCTTCACCCTGAATGGAGACAAAAACTCATTCGGCCGCACCAGCGTAAACTGAAGGAATTCGTTGAGGAAAATCCACCGGCAAAAAACCAGATTAGCTTTACTGGTTTGAATGCTGAGTATAAGGAAAACGGCGATTTAAATGTGATGCTCCTTATCCATAATGGCACGTCAAAAGACTTAGTCATTAAGGAGCTTCCAATCCGAATCGTCGATCGTGAAGGAAACATCATTGCTGAAGCCGGCTTTTCGATGGAAGAATTTCCGATCGGTGCCCATCGCAGTAAGCCATGGTCCTTCTCCTTCACAAAACGCGTTCAACATATCGAGAATGCTGACCTCACAGGCTTCCGCGTGACCGCCGTTCCACAAAAAACAGCGGATGCGGAGGCAAAAGCTGAAGAAGAATAG
- a CDS encoding S41 family peptidase, whose protein sequence is MRGTWKLAVFMALVFSVLIPQWTEAQDQSLEQVRTYVKDYYVDQVDPEILERDSIQSIMDGLDEYSVYLSPKDFSSFVGSIDRAISGIGVSVSPHEKGLEIVEVFKQTPAAEAGIKAGDILTTADGVTLEGKSSDEASSLLQGEPGTSLKVTVSREGTDETLTFTLFRAKISVPTVDYQVLGGDIGYFHLYSFNEQSANEMKAAMKAMGPVEQYIVDIRDNGGGYLNVAQEVAGLFPGVMEAVMTEDREGFQDLYFAAKQDQTFKPPVFLVINGQSASASEVLAAAVKEQGDGVLYGTNTFGKGTVQTIFPLDNGGVIKLTVARFYSPSGAPIDEVGVTPDVETAQGEELFKAHEDALLRQWDLEGEDITALQGSAGKAFLLHSDHPSNWSMMEEEEVSLVELGGDGVDVSLEPLSLKTAALLPKTSMQQETTYLIGVDEETASRVEITGELGPPTTLKAPFSDVKNDQYFTDAIRVLANETMVRGTGDARFRPHEKATRAEGAILLTRAMELTGQGKNSLFADVQKDDYYAPAVNGLVSEGVIQADAEHRFYPQKHLTRGEFAVWIQRAFNLQAGNDLPFTDVVANSTYGHAVSALYEASVIKGGSNQQFNPHQTVTRSDMAVMVYRALLLQTKDPDVQKITWMP, encoded by the coding sequence TTGAGGGGAACATGGAAGCTGGCCGTCTTTATGGCCTTGGTCTTTTCTGTATTAATTCCACAATGGACAGAGGCACAAGACCAGTCATTAGAGCAAGTGCGCACCTACGTCAAAGATTATTATGTCGATCAGGTCGACCCTGAAATTTTGGAACGAGACAGCATTCAGAGCATCATGGATGGTCTTGATGAATACTCTGTTTATTTATCCCCCAAGGACTTTTCATCATTTGTCGGGAGTATAGACCGCGCCATTTCAGGAATTGGCGTCTCAGTATCTCCGCACGAAAAAGGTCTTGAGATCGTAGAAGTGTTTAAGCAAACACCCGCAGCCGAAGCGGGAATTAAAGCCGGTGATATTTTAACGACAGCGGATGGTGTCACCTTGGAAGGCAAATCGTCGGATGAGGCCTCCAGTCTGCTTCAAGGCGAGCCAGGAACGTCGCTGAAAGTGACTGTTTCTAGAGAAGGCACCGATGAGACGCTTACGTTTACATTATTTCGTGCGAAAATTTCTGTTCCGACCGTAGACTATCAAGTGCTAGGTGGAGACATCGGTTATTTTCATTTATACAGCTTTAATGAACAGTCAGCAAATGAAATGAAAGCAGCGATGAAAGCGATGGGGCCGGTCGAGCAATATATTGTTGATATTCGTGATAACGGTGGCGGTTATTTAAATGTGGCCCAAGAAGTAGCCGGCTTGTTCCCAGGTGTCATGGAAGCAGTGATGACTGAGGACAGAGAAGGTTTCCAAGACCTTTATTTTGCAGCTAAGCAGGATCAAACGTTTAAGCCGCCTGTGTTTTTAGTGATCAATGGTCAATCGGCAAGTGCATCTGAGGTATTGGCTGCTGCTGTGAAAGAGCAAGGTGACGGTGTACTATATGGAACGAACACGTTTGGGAAAGGTACGGTGCAGACGATCTTCCCATTAGATAATGGCGGTGTCATTAAGCTGACGGTCGCGCGTTTTTATTCACCAAGTGGTGCACCGATTGATGAAGTAGGCGTTACCCCAGATGTTGAGACTGCGCAAGGTGAAGAATTATTCAAAGCACACGAGGACGCGCTTTTACGGCAATGGGATTTGGAAGGTGAAGACATCACGGCTTTGCAAGGCAGTGCGGGAAAAGCATTTTTACTTCACTCTGACCATCCTTCCAATTGGAGCATGATGGAAGAGGAAGAGGTGTCTCTTGTCGAGTTAGGTGGCGACGGTGTTGATGTTTCTCTAGAACCATTATCATTGAAAACAGCTGCGCTTTTACCGAAAACCTCCATGCAGCAAGAGACAACCTATCTCATAGGTGTTGACGAGGAAACGGCGTCACGTGTAGAGATTACAGGAGAATTAGGCCCACCCACGACCTTGAAAGCTCCCTTTTCAGATGTAAAAAACGATCAATATTTTACCGACGCAATTCGCGTATTGGCAAACGAAACAATGGTCAGAGGGACAGGAGATGCGCGGTTTAGACCACATGAGAAAGCAACACGTGCAGAAGGTGCCATCTTGCTGACGAGAGCGATGGAGCTGACAGGCCAAGGAAAGAACAGTTTGTTTGCTGACGTGCAGAAAGATGATTACTATGCCCCTGCTGTCAATGGTCTTGTGAGTGAAGGGGTTATTCAGGCAGATGCTGAGCACCGATTTTATCCGCAAAAACATTTGACGAGGGGAGAGTTTGCTGTCTGGATTCAACGCGCCTTTAACCTACAGGCTGGGAATGACCTGCCATTTACAGATGTCGTCGCAAATTCGACGTATGGTCATGCGGTCAGTGCATTATATGAAGCATCTGTCATTAAAGGTGGAAGTAACCAGCAGTTTAATCCTCATCAGACGGTCACTAGAAGTGACATGGCCGTGATGGTATACCGTGCCCTCCTGTTACAAACAAAGGATCCTGATGTGCAAAAGATCACTTGGATGCCTTAA